From Musa acuminata AAA Group cultivar baxijiao chromosome BXJ3-8, Cavendish_Baxijiao_AAA, whole genome shotgun sequence, one genomic window encodes:
- the LOC135644179 gene encoding uncharacterized protein LOC135644179: protein MGNSGTSKIVGIGNICLRTSIGSKLILKDIRYVSDIRLNLIFIGRHDDERFAHYFGESKWKLTKGSLIVSRQKSYADNRKRDIEFEVGDCVFLKVSPSKGIIRFGKKGKLSPRFIGPFEVLERVGSVAYKIALPPSLCHIHNIFHVSMIRKYIFDPSHIIKYELMEIDKDLSYVEEPTQIVDKKEKILRNRVIPLVQVIWRHHSGEETTWELEEEMKKVYPH from the exons ATGGGAAACAGCGGTACAtcgaagattgtgggtattggaaatatttgcttgaggaccagtattgggagcaaattgatactcaaagatatcAGATATgtttcagatattcgtcttaacttgatatttaTAGGCAGACATGATGATGAGagatttgcacattattttggtgaaagcaaatggaagctcactaaaggttctctaattgtg agtcgtcaaaagagttatgctgacaatagaaaacgagatattgagtttgaagttGGAGATTGTGTGTTCTTAAAGGTTtctccttccaaaggcattataaggtttgggaagaaaggaaagttaagcccaagatttattggaccttttgaggtccttgagagggttggttctgtcgcttacaagattgccttgccaccatcgttgtgccatatccataatatattccatgtttcgatgattagaaagtatatatttgatccttctcatatcattaagtatgagctgatggagatcgataaagatttatcttatgtggaagagcccactcagattgttgataagaaagaaaagatcctaaggaatcgggtcatccctctagttcaagtaatttggagacatcattctggagaggaaacaacctgggagctagaggaggaaatgaaaaaggtttatccccat
- the LOC135646177 gene encoding uncharacterized protein LOC135646177, with protein sequence MNAFAAACDEMRPAFPVADRKTPVFCPKPRRLSPLAGIAEPARPPRWHSSHQADLLDSKAGADLLDIFLAKGGEEDQVASSPPFFCGSPPSRAANPVVHDARFGEDGMPASFVPLPLTQSGPPISPKQGCAHAKFGLLPAAVRIEGFDCLSRDRRSCSGITAVA encoded by the exons ATGAACGCTTTCGCTGCCGCCTGCGATGAGATGAGGCCAGCCTTCCCCGTCGCGGATAGGAAGACCCCTGTCTTCTGCCCCAAGCCGCGCCGGCTCAGCCCGCTTGCCGGCATCGCTGAACCGGCCCGACCTCCCCGTTGGCATTCGAG TCATCAAGCAGATTTATTGGATTCGAAGGCCGGGGCGGATCTGTTAGACATATTTCTCGCAAAG GGTGGAGAAGAAGATCAAGTAGCTTCGTCGCCGCCGTTCTTCTGCGGCTCGCCGCCAAGCCGTGCGGCCAACCCGGTCGTCCACGACGCACGGTTCGGGGAAGACGGCATGCCGGCATCCTTCGTCCCTTTACCACTAACCCAATCCGGCCCACCCATCTCCCCCAAGCAAGGCTGCGCTCATGCCAAGTTCGGCCTCTTGCCGGCGGCCGTGCGGATCGAGGGTTTTGATTGCCTCAGCCGCGACCGCCGGAGCTGCAGCGGCATCACTGCTGTGGCCTAA